The window TAGGTATTGATGGTGTATTGTATTCCATTCATTGTCTGCCTCGAAGTGCggctatataaataaataaaaaatgagaaaaatgacgTTGGTACGAGAAACCATAATGTTGTTTACGActttgtttgaggaaaaaagaaaagggtcCTTCTCTTTCATGTGTCTGTCCCTCACTCTCACTTTCATTGCGTCGGTTGCAGAGACAGGCACAGCACagtgtgttgtgttgtgttggtGGGTCTCTCTATCTCGGGGGACACAAAGTAGCCGAAAGGAAATGCATGAGGCCGTTGATCATTCACGTGGTGGGCCACGTGGACCAACTCAACGGCGCCGATTGGATTCTCTTCCTGAGTTAACTGTGGGCCCACTAAATCAATGTCATTGTGAATGTGAATGAATTGTAGCTAGCTAGTGCTATACGGAATGGGATTCAATCATTGATGTTACTTGATCAGTCTAAATCAAAAGCTTAATCAATCAATCTTATGTTATGAGGTGGGGTGTCCACCGTCGATTATGGTTTTGATTTAAAGCATGCTTTCATCTAGTAAACTACCGttgtaatatttcattttttaaacatattttggtCACTCCAAGACATGCTAAGGAATGCTATCATTGATTTTATAATCATCTTGCGCTTACTGAAAAATTATCACAAGAGATTCATACTTTCAATAAGAGAAAttgtttctgttttgttttgtttttccattctaattaaacataataattcacagacattttttttcacttgcGAAATGAAAtgtatatatgtttatttatttattactacaATAATGGTTGTGAAGGAAGCATAAGATCCTTTGGAGAGGAGTGTTTAATGATTACATGAATGAACAAATAATATCAGGTGAACGGCGCGTAGCAATGAACAGAGAACTCCAGTCCCAGACTCCCAGTCTAGACTGTCAAACAAagcatagaagaaaaaaaaaagcagtgaAATGACAGATATAGGAGGGAACCCTTCTCTCAAATTTAAACCTTGGAACAGTAAAACTAAGACAGTAAAGAATTTGTCAGAAATTATCAACAGCCACCCACCACGTGTCACCTCTGCTGGGTTTCGCGTGGGATTCTTGTTGACCACTTGACCTTAACGAAAATGATTTTGTTGCCATCATAGTACACAAAACATTATTGTGTTGCTTCACAGCAAATCATTTACTTTAACCATGAAACTCGTACCATCATGCTGTTCTATGTTTCATCAGTGTCGTTTTAACAAGATGATATTATGTCTTCctataaatttctttaatatcggataaataaaatattaaatcatttaaaattttaaaaacataaaatgtatttgattattttttatgagaattttaaattattattttaactgtTATACGTTTTATATAATCTAATTgttagtaattaaaaattaaaaatggatatATAGTGAATAAACTATACCCTACTCCTCTTAATTTGTTGGCTAAGGAGGTACGTCATACTGATTTTGGGCccatttgttatttgtttaaaatattctttttaaagtaaaataagtaattttctttGAGTTGCGAGACATTACAAATCGAAAATGCATTTTTGTTTCGTATTAAAAACGCACACCCCAAATACAAAATGGATACATATATTCTTGAGAACCAGTACTCGTCGTTATGTTATATATGACtcaattatataattcattaagattaataaaaatgattaatttagttgattCACATTGGTAAAtttatattagataaaaattaataaatatttattataaaaaatgcatatttaattatgatttatttactattttaaatttatttatttattattttatttgtacgatcattatatttttagcGTGATTTTAagtgtaaattaatttaatttaaagtatCAATTTGAATACATTGAGTGCAAAATAACCATGtcacatcttttttttaattggtatatatatatatatatatatatatatatatatatatatatatatatatatatatattataatgagactaattttataaaaatttcagtctcttttattcatttattagtttattttcttgtgtaaaatttttaaaaacgaCACTTGTTATACGATGGACGGAGTATTCGCTTGCAAATTTGAGGCAatggaatatctttattttctCCCTCTTCCTTTTGATACCTCCTAATGTGAATTCCTTAAGCACGACTCAAGCGATGGACATGtctaatataaaaagaaaatagaaagtcTTGAGTGAAAACACATCACTGCAATGCCTAGTACATGCTGAAATAACTTGCAACAAAGGCAGGTTGTCTGAAAGGTAATGGTCTAAGGACTAACAATTGAGAATGAATGAAGTTAGAGCATGTGCTTATTAACAAATTCAAAACACTTTGTATTGATGGGTCTGTGAGCCTAAGTTGCTGTTGCAAATCTTTCTTCAGAGTCAGCAAACACCTTGTTCAGAATCATGGCTAATCGAATTCCACCCTGAGCAATTCGTTTCATGACAAATGGCACCCTTGAGTCGAAGTAATCATCTACAAAAGCATCATGCGCACAAAGTCTACTCATCTCATGCTGATATACTAAAACTTCAAACTTATCAATGTTGGTGCAGTTTCATGAATTAGTTATTTAGCATCTAAACCACAATCTTGTTAGTTCTGTGTCTACATGTCCTTAAATAACTGTAGTAGAATTATTCACCTGCCAGAGTTGCTCCAGCTTCAACTCCTTCGTAACCCCATTTGCAAGCTATTTGTATGCTCTCTTTGGCCCAACTACATGATTCCAAAATGTGAGGAATGTGAACATTAACAGCCAGAGAAAAAGAGATAGTGGGAACTAAAGGAGGAAGAGAGGGAGAGCTTACTTATTTACACATTGAGAGATATCATTACAATGTTTCCAGGATGTAATATCATCTGACCATATCCCCTGAAtagaagaaaattgattttgttgatttcgTTTGGAATCAATCAAAGAATCCACGTGTTTAATAAATACAATGAAGGATCTCAGACAAATTATAATTAGTCTTACATCAGTGTAGTTCCTCTCAATGTCTTGGAGAAGGAGACTCACATCCTTATCATAATAGTCTGCTAATGCAGTGAGAATTATTTCTCTGTCCCACACCTAATGATAGACAGCAAAATTAATAGTTACGTGAAGTAAGTTTGTGAATACTGGATGAAGAATGGAGATGAAGTTGAAGCATACATGGTGCAGATTTGATTTGTGCCTAAACCAGTGTAGTTCTATCGTGTTTCCTCCTTCGTCAGTTGTAAATCCAACGTGCATTGGCTGAAAATATAAGTCCCCAAAAATTCTAGTTAATGTGATTGGTAAAAAgctatataataaaacatggTAAGACTTTGAAAAGCTTTTCACACGCATACCTGATGTATATCTCCCATGAAGTGTGACAAGAACAATAACGCCTCAGTCATATTATCTGTAAGATCAGAAACCAAAGGCATAAAAGAAAACATACATGTGAAAATCCCTCTAAAGTTAttcttagcaaaaaaaaaaaaaagttaaatacctACTTAAATACTTACATCTCCGATCAGATGTCCCCTCTTTGTAATGCATGAgttgagaagtgaaatttttCACAGCACCTGCAACACACATATCCTCAACGCCATGGGAATCATGGCAGTCCCCTATGGTAACAAAAAGGAACAAAATTTTGCATCAATATTCAAAGGTTTAATGAGAGCACATGATAAGATTAATTACTAGATAGAAGTAATGCTTACTTGAATACTGAAAAGAACAAGCATTATCTGGTGTGTCAATGAAATGAAGTGGACTTGTCCACCTATATTTGTACCAGTGTCTAATTTGGTCAGGCCATATGCATAGGGATGATAAGTTACCTTTGACATAGTCAGGTAACAATTGGTACACGGCTTCTGATGCCTCAGGCTCTAAAAGTGCCTAGTTATTTATCATACACCAAATGTCAATTACTTTTCAATTATTAAGATTCCACCATTAAATCTTACGATAGTGAATACTCTGTTGTATTGGCCAAGTGGGAATTGCATAATGGATCGAATTTTACCTGCGCAATTTGGCATGTCATGACATGACCCTCTTTGCTCCAGGCAAGGGCACCAGGTACTCTGATGAAAGCTGAACTAAAGAACAAGAGAAATCCAAATGGAAGAAGAGACATCCACAAACGTCCAAGTCTAACCATCTCTTCACTAGAATTCTGTTTTCTGCGGACCTTACATGATTTGTTTTCTTCAGGAAGGCACATTACAGATATATAGGCATTTATGCTTGAAAGAACACGTAACATGGTTTTGATTGAGTGCAAGAATTCAATATCTATTTTGAAAGCATCATCCAAGTTGACTTCAAGTACAAGCAAGATGGGCAGCATTATATATACAAGGAGTTTAGATAGAGTTGTTTGCTTATGGTGCACTGTTACCTACAAGCAAGCAATACGGTAGTTACGTTGTTAGTGGTCTTCACATCACGGTTTACGCACGGCTGGATGATGCCGATGCATCGTTATGCACTTGTGGTAAAAAATACTGTTGCGGGTGCTAGCTGCTACCTAGTACCTCCTCTCTACCTTCACCTTCACAACTTGTAATGAAAGTAGCAactaacaaaagaaagaaattattagAATGGAAATTCTCCACCAAGTATTTAACCACAAATAATGAATGTATGTAATTATCCCTTTGTACACTAATAATTATGTCtcacaaataatttttagcctcataaaattattaattattttctaaaaatggtAAATTATGACGACCCGAGAATTACAGGCGGGAATGGAAATGAGCCGAGTCGCTTATCAAGGGCCGATAGATAATTTGATAAGCCAACGATTTTTTTCCGTGTTTCAGAATACGGTTAACCAACATGTTAACTAATCGATTACGATAAATTTGATCAGATTTTGCGATTTTTTCTTCTCCAGTACCTCGCCGTGACATGAGCGTGAAAGGAGGAatccatttttttataacttttataagggataaaatcatttattttggcTTTTTGGCCTCATATTGTAGGGTGGATCTATGATATCTAGTATGGAATTCTGTTTACTCACTTGAAATTGAGTATCCGTTCCCCCCTTTTCCTGCTATATCCATTCGGCTTATTAAAGGCTCGTCTTGTTTACTATAAAGGTGAAActcaagttttttaaaaagcttttttagataaaaaggtcaaagtcaaactataaaaaaaagcttGTTAAACTTGACAAGCCtccttatttaaataataataataataactgttATCTATACCATTTTTGTGATATTATGAATCACAGGATAAAGTGGCATAAAATGCTCAGAGAGTTAAAAGGATAATGCAATCAGATTAATacttccaaaaaaatattttataaagacaTTTTcagacaatttaaatatttttatttggctaTGTTAGTATAAATCATCtataatccattttttttaatattatgctctttttttcattttcttttgatatactttgtgtttaaataacttgaattcaatatgattttgtttatcaattattttcgaatttgtacattacttatacgaaaatttataagtttatttttttagttaatattttactaggttttaaaataattaattggttaAAGACGTCTTTAAGCAGACTTTTAAGTAAGCTCGTAGGCTAAACTATACTCTTTTATCTAAGCCGAGCTGAGCCTTTAATAAAAATCTATGACAGATAATGAGTCAATAGCTTTGCGTATTCAACTCAAACCGAACTTAAGTCTAATAAAGTTTGGTTTAGCTCATTACCACCCCTAATTACTGGGGAAACATTGATCATTATTCAATTTGTTAAGTGCAGGAACACTCAACTCTATAGAATGACCACACACCAATTCCCCTCGGGCTAAACGAGGATtcaaatcaagtttttatgttatgtCAAGTGCGAGTTCCTACCATTGTAGGTAaacaaatccatttttttttacttgaaaaagtCTGGCATACTAttataatcaataaattaaattcaaattttatcaagAAGTACAACCTAATAACTAATTAAGCAAGCAATAGGTTATCATTTAtcagtattttaaaatttaaatgcttTTGGAAATGATAAATAGTCCAATCTGGAATCTGGAATCTGGAATGAACTGGTTATGCCAAGTAGCATTATTGTGAACAGATTTGCGGGCCTTTGAGTTTGGGCCGAATATTGCAATATAGACAGAGAAGCCCATAAGGCGAgttaaaagaaagataaattggAGGCAGGGAGGGAAAGAGAAACCCTAGGAAGCAGCAGCGGCGGCAACAGGGAGAGAAGATGAAGTTCAATCCACGTGTGTCGAGCAGCCGCCGCAAGAGCCGAAAGGCTCATTTCACGGCGCCATCGAGCGTGCGGCGGGTGCTTATGAGCGCCCCTCTGTCGGCGGAGCTGCGGTCTAAGTACAACGTGAGGTCGATCCCAGTACGGAAGGAGGACGAGGTGCAGGTGATGCGAGGAACATACAAGGGTCGCGAGGGGAAGGTGACTCAGGTCTACCGTCGAAAGTGGGTGATTCACATTGAGCGCATAACCCGCGAGAAGGTGAATGGTTCCACCGTCAACGTTGGGATTCACCCCTCCAAGGTTGTGCTGACCAAGCTCAAATTGGACAAGGACCGTAAGGCCATTCTCGATCGCAAGGCCAAGGGTCGCGCCGCCGCCGATAAGGAGAAGGGTACCAAGTTCGCTCCCGAAGATATCATGCAAACCGTTGATTAGTCTCTTTTGCCCCCTTATCATACAAACAAATTTTCTCTATGGGTTTTGCTACCCTTTTTCTATTGCaggattttgtttttcttgtgttAGTCGaacttttttatccttttattttccatCTGCTTATTATTAACTGCCccccttttaatattttaattcgaTTGCTGTGGTTGCATTTTCGTTTCAATAATTTCTAATTCTCTATCTTGTCGCAACTAcggattgttttttatttttcgttaGAGTAGCCAATGATGAACGTCTCTGTTATTAAGCTAATGATGAACTTTAGGTTAAAATGTGGGGTCAAATTCGGTTATGTGATTTGCTCAAGACTTACGGTGAATGTCTCCCATGTATTCACCTCTTCGATTACCCAATAGAGAGGATCCATTTTGATTTACTTTTCTCCCTATTCCATGATCTGCTCCACCACTCCCCCATCTCTACGGCCTCAACAATCAACCATGGAGTCAGCTCTTTAGGGGTGGATGGGTGATGTTGGCTgtaaaagtgatttttattgGGGAATTTGAACAAATATATGGTGTgcattttttgtgtgtttacTTTGGATTTGTTCTGTCCTTGAATCGACAACCAAAATAATAAAGCTCACAGTTACAACATGTAGGAGAGTGGAGTGGTATATTTTGAAGCTACAGGGGAGGACACAACCAATATGATGGATTGTGGAGATGACAATGGTAGCTAAACTGGGGGTGACTAAAAACTTTGGAGTGTACTGGTGTAGATACCAAATTTAAGTCTATATACAATAACACTAATAATATGTGGTGGTGATGTTTAATTATGCAGTCCAGGGAGCAACGTGTCTTTGGAGTTGGCAAACCTCTTTTGTTATTATCATGGATTTAAAAACTGTGGGTATATCAATATCAGCCTCGATCATTAGTATTTTTCAGCCACAAGGGTATGATGTTGTTAAGTATTGGGGGGGGATTAAAGATTGATTGATGTTATATCATAGAGCAGATTATCTTGTATTTGTTCTTGGTTAGTACAGCCTTGAGTTTCTTACgctaatgaaatttattttgccttttcaaaagaaaatacattacactttttttcaatatttttattttatttttagcatgttttattattttttatttccaattaattttttgtcaatttctTTACATTGCATGATTTCATAATGGAGTGGGTGTGTGAGATAACATAGAATAGAACATTCGACTTATTTTAGCATATTTCAATTtgcaacaatttttaaaaattgaaatcaaaataaactaaaactgGAAACTCAAacccaaaattataatatttaaaaaacttaaaactaaaaacaaaaaaatcatcgGAACGGACCTTAGATGTTAAATGTTTACAAAAATCAACAATTCACATGCTTGACCACTCGAGCTAAACTTTCTTAATATATGATCgactatatataaaattaacatttagcaaatttaaattcttatatCGTGGTCGAAGTTTAAATTCGATGCTTcatataattacataaaaaaaaattaagaatcgtgaaacaaaaattattttacagaagagaaaaaaagaatgatAGAAGACGCAAGTGAGGGGGCGTGAGATAGACATATAAGCTAGCGGAAGCGTAGCGGAGATACCATTCAGAGGAAAGGCTCCTACCCTCCACCTAAGGGTCTCGAATGTTTGTGCTTTTTACTAGTTTTACAGAGAAGCGTGACTTGACACTGtaattgatgttattcttgATTGTATGGGAGCATCCTACTATCAAAAAAATCTTGATAGCTTGAATTTTGATGGAAGGCTTTTGCTCAAATTCAGTTTCTACATGTAAACATTTGTATGTGCATGTGTACTCATGGTGCCATGTCTTGTATGTTGGATgatgaagaaattaaaataaaacaaaactcaGTCACTCACTTATGTGAATAACTACAAAAATGCAAAGTAGTTTATGAACTTCTAAATTTTGGGCAGTGGGGAGAATAATCAGAAAATTGAAAACAGTGGAAACTTTCTTAATTTTACAATGACTTCAAATGAATTCTGTTTGTACTTTTCACACATTCTTATATATGTTTCTGCATTTCTGCTTTCTTATATATCACTGGGGTTACTTTCCTTCTGGACTTACCTGCTGCAAGAATATGCACATTCCCTTCTGAATTTCTACTTGTTTTGATCTTCTTGAAAATGAGTGTAGTATGAGGAAACATTAGACGGCCAACATTTTCATTATTTCAATGTGAGCTCTTTTTTATGGAGTATGGTAAGATCTAACTTAGACTTGGTTGAACGTAACATTTGTGAATGTCATATGGTGGATACTGTGCAGGGTCTGGCTTACGTAATAGAAGTCTGGAAAATAAAGCCTTGATTGTTAGTGGAAGTGGAGAAGAATGTTTGGCCTGCAATTGCCGAAGGAAAGGTTAAGCCTGTAGTCTACAAATCTTTCCCTCTTTCTGAGGCATCGAAGGCTCATCAGCTTATGGAAAGCAGCCAGCATATTGGGAAGATATTGCTTTTGCCATGAAAATTGTCATAAATACTGAAGTTCGTGACATACTTTTGGATCCTTTGTGTTTGGACTTCTTTCTTTGTTAAGATCTCAGGATTCTAATAAGGTAGCGGTTTAAAATTACAGCTAAAGGAATTGATATGGCAAGTTCATTTCAACAATCACACCGTATTTATCAATTGATATGACAAGAAGTGAATTGTTTAAACACTCTCTTTGGCCTCTCTTCTTTGTGGCTTTTGCAAGGGATTGATTTtaggaaaaatgaatattttaactTTCGGGGTAATAAtacattaatttgtttttaaatataagaatcTCTAAAACTAATCAGACTCGCAAACTTTATTTGGATTGTGTCGATTGAGTCAACCCTAAAAGGTTTGTTAATATAACATTACTTCATTTACATTACACAGAAATCAAAATACTACAATAGATTTTCAATCTAGCTTGGCTTCTTTTATTCAAGTAATGATATGGATGAgcgtttataaaattaactttaaatgaaattgattttatataattaattttaaagtgataTGGTTCATTAGTTacaaatttttgaatttaacttaaaattttttcaaaattattttaatttataatcaattttggacttatattcaattttaaattcttttctaaCATGAAATTAAcatgtaaaaaatattcaaaattaatgtgAATCCAAAATCAATTATCAAAGGTGAAACCAAACATGCGCTTAATCATGATCGTGCAGCAATCTTGAAGTTTTTCCGCCTTCCATTACAGACCGTGTTAGAATTACAGTTGGAAGAGCCATAGTTTTTCAAAAAGGCACTTGATACTATTCGCTCAAGCATGTGTACATATTTCAGGGCATTCATAACAAACTCGATTTCATACCAGTTTCCCATACAGCCTAACTGTTCAATAACTTTGAGCTAGACTATTgagaaaataaacttttattttattgcattctctctaaatgaagaaaataaatattaaaataaaatatatttttttctaattttacatccttattttttatcagtttaaattttgttcatgAGAATTGTTATGATATCCTTAGAGTTTTTAGTACTGAATTAAATAAATTCAGAATGTAGcatacaatttgaatttctctttttttgccTTTCCATCATCCCAGTTGACCAATCGGTCCAATCCCCCTAATAAGCGCACACCATTGCTGACATGAGCCAATAAACAATACAATATGTCAATACCACGGTGGCAAGCTGAACTGATGCCACGTGTCTCAGTTATTAACTTatactattataaaaataactttcttTCATCGCTTCGGCTGCCATTGAAAGAAACTGTTGAATCGCGTCGATTAAGGTGATTTTCGTTTCGTGCTTTCACTTTTGAACTCCTTTCaattttcctttggtttttcgtAAATCAAGTTTgctttttacttcctttcgaaCCCGAAATTTGTCATTTTCAAAACGAAGTGGTCCTTGTTTATATGAATTTCGAGAGGAACTAGGTTGCTATGAAACAAACATGGTT of the Glycine max cultivar Williams 82 chromosome 13, Glycine_max_v4.0, whole genome shotgun sequence genome contains:
- the LOC100779416 gene encoding endonuclease 1 — protein: MCLPEENKSCKVRRKQNSSEEMVRLGRLWMSLLPFGFLLFFSSAFIRVPGALAWSKEGHVMTCQIAQALLEPEASEAVYQLLPDYVKGNLSSLCIWPDQIRHWYKYRWTSPLHFIDTPDNACSFQYSRDCHDSHGVEDMCVAGAVKNFTSQLMHYKEGTSDRRYNMTEALLFLSHFMGDIHQPMHVGFTTDEGGNTIELHWFRHKSNLHHVWDREIILTALADYYDKDVSLLLQDIERNYTDGIWSDDITSWKHCNDISQCVNNWAKESIQIACKWGYEGVEAGATLADDYFDSRVPFVMKRIAQGGIRLAMILNKVFADSEERFATAT
- the LOC100779956 gene encoding 60S ribosomal protein L26-1, giving the protein MKFNPRVSSSRRKSRKAHFTAPSSVRRVLMSAPLSAELRSKYNVRSIPVRKEDEVQVMRGTYKGREGKVTQVYRRKWVIHIERITREKVNGSTVNVGIHPSKVVLTKLKLDKDRKAILDRKAKGRAAADKEKGTKFAPEDIMQTVD